The following proteins come from a genomic window of Bactrocera tryoni isolate S06 chromosome 1, CSIRO_BtryS06_freeze2, whole genome shotgun sequence:
- the LOC120767076 gene encoding probable cytosolic oligopeptidase A, with amino-acid sequence MYTVFRRSGLINSVKQSQYISNRNAGYIVLVPEIGEDTHAAEGVLKPDGLPAFNDITIENCLGAIGQQAGLVEKTVKNFENDIQDNKVNVSNLRGIFEELDKVAGPLDTTWGIAKALYLGNSTLIPTKSYMNIHERARIARASKYNSKVLYDALSQQEGNVQGVEARLLQRFLLEGKLNGLTHTEDKRETLRDILVQLGKERASFKNKVNMAVHTFGHTIKDYNLVRDFPVTLLEAICKDSTSLTEGPWKITLQPQIVEGFLKYCPDRMQRWNVWQANMRKASGQQERSLENSTHLQGIRALRKRQANLLGYPNYAAMSMQTKMIKSVDNLKQVFANLVKFAGPAQSTEIEQLQNFAIESGFQNKLDVYDVAYWQRKHLIANHQLNEEQLREYFPLPNVFTGLFKLSENLFNIRIVERQNVEVWQPAVKYYDVFDNSAGGGVSPIAGFYIDCYSKENKFGKNNGWMVSIRNRNPSAELTPLCALIFNFTEPLQGTPYLLNFDDLNMVFKTFGSALQHLLTKAPYTDLAGLSNIEWDASQVAGNVMCNFLDNPAILKELSKHYTSNEAISDDVLQKIHLLKTSLAGYNLCQELYIADLDIELHQSDAFWLDVVKKLWPVYQCMPLDKKDAHPCSLTEIFSGDWGAAQFSHLYSKVIAADISSEFADKSPAEMTTTGQRFKETFLALGGSVPTAEVFRRFRGRDPSVEALLKSLNILNKTQTTGDL; translated from the exons ATGTATACGGTGTTCCGTCGAAGTGGACTAATAAATAGTGTGAAACAAAGTCAATACATCAGTAATCGAAATGCCGGTTATATTGTCTT agTTCCTGAGATCGGAGAAGATACACATGCTGCTGAAGGTGTATTGAAACCAGATGGATTGCCAGCATTTAATGATATAACTATTGAAAATTGCTTGGGAGCTATAGGACAACAGGCAGGTTTGGTGGAGAAAACTgtgaaaaactttgaaaatgatATTCAGGACAACAAAGTAAATGTCAGCAATCTAAGAGGCATCTTCGAAGAATTGGATAAAGTGGCTGGACCTCTGGACACCACGTGGGGTATAGCTAAAGCACTTTATCTAGGTAATAGTACTCTGATACCTACCAAATCCTATATGAATATCCATGAACGTGCACGTATTGCACGCGCTTCCAAGTACAATAGTAAAGTATTATATGATGCACTTTCCCAACAAGAAGGCAATGTGCAAGGTGTGGAGGCTCGATTGTTACAACGTTTCTTATTGGAGGGAAAATTAAATGGACTCACTCACACAGAGGATAAAAGGGAGACCCTCAGAGATATTCTTGTACAATTAGGCAAAGAACGTGCCagctttaaaaataaagttaacatGGCTGTACATACGTTTGGACATACCATTAAGGACTATAACCTTGTTCGTGATTTCCCCGTGACGCTATTGGAAGCAATATGTAAGGATTCAACCTCATTAACTGAAGGTCCCTGGAAAATAACTTTACAACCACAAATTGTGGAAGGATTTCTAAAATACTGCCCAGACCGTATGCAACGTTGGAACGTGTGGCAAGCGAATATGCGTAAAGCGTCTGGTCAACAAGAGCGGAGTCTTGAGAATAGTACGCATTTGCAGGGTATACGAGCTCTTAGGAAACGACAGGCAAACTTGTTAG GTTATCCAAATTACGCAGCGATGTCGATGCAGACCAAGATGATTAAAAGTGTAGACAATTTAAAACAGGTATTCGCAAATCTTGTGAAGTTTGCTGGACCTGCTCAGTCAACAGAAATTGAGCAGTTGCAAAACTTTGCAATTGAAAGCGGATTTCAGAACAAATTGGATGTATATGATGTTGCATACTGGCAACGCAAACATCTAATAGCTAACCATCAATTAAATGAGGAACAGCTACGAGAATATTTCCCATTACCAAACGTATTCACCGgactttttaaattaagtgaGAATTTGTTCAATATTCGTATTGTTGAACGTCAAAATGTTGAGGTTTGGCAACCGGCTGTAAAGTACTACGATGTATTCGATAATAGCGCCGGTGGTGGTGTATCGCCGATCGCTGGCTTTTACATAGACTGCTACTCTAAGGAGAATAAGTTCGGTAAAAATAATGGCTGGATGGTGAGCATACGAAATCGAAACCCCTCAGCTGAGCTGACGCCTTTATGTGCATTAATCTTTAACTTTACGGAACCTTTACAAGGAACACCATATTTACTAAATTTCGACGATTTAAATATGGTTTTCAAGACCTTCGGTTCAGCTTTACAACACCTTCTTACGAAAGCGCCATACACAGACCTTGCCGGCCTTTCAAACATCGAATGGGATGCTTCCCAAGTGGCGGGGAATGTGATGTGCAATTTTCTTGATAACCCAGCCATATTAAAGGAGCTTTCCAAACACTACACAAGTAATGAGGCTATATCGGATGACGTCttacaaaaaatacatttattaaaaactagcCTAGCTGGATACAATTTGTGTCAAGAGCTTTACATCGCAGATTTGGATATTGAATTACACCAATCCGACGCATTTTGGCTGGATGTAGTTAAAAAGCTGTGGCCTGTCTATCAGTGCATGCCTCTAGACAAAAAAGACGCGCACCCTTGTTCTTTGACGGAAATATTCTCTGGCGACTGGGGCGCTGCACAATTCAGTCACCTGTATTCGAAAGTGATAGCTGCTGACATTAGTTCCGAATTTGCAGACAAGTCACCAGCTGAAATGACGACGACGGGCCAACGCTTCAAGGAGACTTTCCTAGCGCTAGGTGGTTCCGTGCCTACAGCAGAAGTATTTCGCCGTTTTCGCGGTCGTGATCCGTCAGTGGAAGCGCTCCTCAAGTCCTTAAACATACTGAATAAAACACAAACTACTGGCGATTTATAG
- the LOC120766409 gene encoding 3-oxoacyl-[acyl-carrier-protein] synthase, mitochondrial yields MTRTSGVAQRIINLRFPREHRFYSTVTNQPSRRRVVITGTGAVSPLAHNVPEAWSRIVAGESAISKLSDQFKGLPCQVAAQVLRDQLPTEKYFSKSDLKIMSTATQFAIIASEEALSSAKLQPNELTAEQRERFGVCVGMGMFDLTEVYGAWQQLQRGYNRVSPFFVPRLLPNMACGHISMRYGLRGPNHSVSTACATGAHAIGDALRFIRDGDADIILAGSGEACIDPLAIAGFCRLRALSTTHNDAPTASSRPFDKKRDGFVMGEGAAILVLEELEHARKRGAPILAELLGYGLSGDAYHITSPSEDGTGATLAMQRAITDARILPTDITYVNAHATSTPTGDRIEAHAIERVFGGHVSQVRVSSTKGAHGHLLGASGNLETVFVVQACVDNKLPPSINIENLDEDIKVSIVQNKSEQWCNSAEVSRIALKNSFGFGGTNASLCIGEYRE; encoded by the coding sequence ATGACCAGAACCAGTGGTGTCGCACAAAGAATAATCAACTTACGGTTTCCTAGAGAACATCGTTTTTACTCCACTGTGACCAATCAACCATCCCGTAGGCGAGTTGTGATAACCGGCACTGGCGCAGTTAGCCCTCTAGCGCATAATGTACCGGAAGCTTGGTCACGTATCGTAGCTGGCGAATCTGCCATCTCAAAGCTAAGTGATCAATTCAAAGGTTTACCATGTCAAGTAGCAGCCCAAGTTCTACGAGACCAGTTGCCgaccgaaaaatattttagtaaaagcgatttaaaaataatgagcaCGGCAACACAATTCGCAATAATTGCATCTGAAGAGGCGCTATCTAGTGCCAAACTACAACCTAATGAATTAACAGCAGAACAACGTGAACGATTTGGTGTCTGCGTTGGCATGGGTATGTTTGATCTGACAGAAGTATATGGAGCTTGGCAACAATTGCAACGAGGTTATAATCGTGTCAGTCCATTTTTTGTGCCTCGTCTTCTTCCCAATATGGCATGTGGGCATATAAGTATGCGATATGGTTTACGTGGTCCAAACCACTCGGTTTCGACGGCATGCGCAACAGGAGCTCATGCAATTGGTGATGCATTACGCTTCATACGCGACGGAGATGCTGATATAATTTTGGCTGGAAGTGGTGAAGCTTGCATAGATCCGCTTGCTATAGCTGGATTTTGTCGTTTACGTGCGCTCAGTACAACACATAATGATGCACCTACGGCATCATCGCGGCCATTTGATAAAAAACGTGATGGTTTTGTGATGGGTGAAGGTGCAGCTATACTCGTACTCGAAGAATTAGAACATGCACGTAAGCGTGGTGCACCAATATTAGCTGAACTACTGGGTTATGGCTTGTCCGGCGATGCTTACCATATTACATCACCTAGTGAAGATGGCACAGGTGCCACTTTAGCAATGCAACGTGCTATAACGGATGCAAGAATATTGCCTACAGATATAACCTATGTCAATGCACACGCCACATCCACACCAACAGGTGACCGCATTGAAGCACACGCTATAGAAAGAGTTTTCGGTGGACATGTATCGCAAGTGCGTGTGTCATCAACAAAAGGTGCACATGGTCATTTGCTTGGCGCTTCAGGAAATTTAGAGACTGTCTTTGTTGTGCAGGCATGTGTGGACAACAAACTGCCGCCTTCTATTAATATTGAGAACTTGGATGAAGACATCAAAGTGTCAATAGTGCAAAATAAATCGGAGCAATGGTGCAATAGTGCTGAGGTGTCGCGCATAGCCCTTAAGAATTCATTTGGTTTCGGTGGAACAAATGCGTCACTTTGTATTGGAGAATATCGTGAATAA
- the LOC120774378 gene encoding metastasis-associated protein MTA1 isoform X1: MATNMYRVGDYVYVETNQNSPFLIRRIEELNKNQSGNVEAKVMCFYRRRDLPNPLVQLADKHQLATAEDSPLATKLKKTWLRTPVGEEQAAQAVLDPSIAALDEGLNSPIHHGPGGGGANSEKGESLTAKQRYQIKHRELFLSRQVEALPATQIRGKCSVTLLNETESLQSYLSKDDTFFYCLVFDPNQKTLLADKGEIRVGSRYQSEIPAKLKDVTSDERKLEDLETLVWTPQHSLNDRKIDQFLVVSRSIGTFARALDCSSSVKQPSLHMSAAAASRDITLFHAMDTLHKHKYSIEEAMCSLVPSTGPVLCRDEIEDWSASEANLFEEALDKYGKDFNDIRQDFLPWKTLKQIIEYYYMWKTTDRYVQQKRVKAVEAELKLKQVYVPQYNQVNKSGSGSVSIKGGANIYNGTTNGGADLSNNGKPCESCSTVKSSQWYPWTGSGHGNSRLCQNCFDYWKKYGGLKNAGKHEIDHEPKKKVAPVVVEVIDTEKVSDLSNRQMHKCPMVNCDKEFKLKTHLARHFDQAHGIALMSGSPRPIMKTRTAFYLHTNAMTRLARVLCRNYIKPKKAARQTSFAINTQLVKQEFTNRINDKTAADIKKILLMKRKKRERGSVTKIANRLGCPGIGPHEWLVLTPKDKIPKPDVVSFPKPPKAADGSLLYDRVPNKVLELDKDLTIIPAPAPVVTAPIAAAVLPAAVPAISPATVPVTKVATVNAGTPAPKVAAERSRAVKDLPPAAASNSSGGSAAARRTDCWRKRGRDRNEEAADGMLYPVYPPTKRPNKDPMPSHRPSNEQFAAMMAAAGHTLTRHHLNGKPKLAQMGRTGNGRKQVISWVDAPDDYYFRATDSSKKWRKTLSPADLRRVARKPWRELPIKAHQIAQMAHVVATPAVTVSRQIEPQVVILD, from the exons atggCCACAAATATGTATCGGGTTGGag ATTATGTCTATGTCGAGACAAATCAGAATAGCCCATTTTTAATACGTCGTATAGAAgagttaaataaaaaccaatccGGAAATGTAGAAGCCAAAGTTATGTGCTTTTACAGAAGGCGCGATCTGCCGAATCCACTGGTGCAACTGGCCGATAAACATCAGC TGGCGACCGCTGAAGACTCCCCACTGGCTACGAAGCTGAAGAAAACATGGCTTAGAACACCAGTAGGCGAAGAGCAAGCCGCACAAGCCGTTTTAGATCCTTCGATAG CAGCGTTGGATGAGGGACTGAATAGTCCTATACATCATGGCCCTGGTGGTGGTGGGGCTAACTCGGAAAAAGGTGAATCACTTACGGCCAAACAACGCTATCAGATCAAACATCGTGAATTGTTCTTGTCACGCCAAGTCGAGGCACTGCCCGCCACACAGATACGTGgcaaatgttcggttacactgCTGAACGAGACGGAGTCCCTGCAAAGCTATCTCAGTAAAGAC GACACATTCTTCTATTGCTTGGTTTTCGATCCTAACCAGAAGACGCTACTCGCCGACAAAGGCGAAATTCGTGTAGGTAGTCGCTATCAAAGCGAAATTCCTGCGAAGCTTAAAGATGTTACGAGTGATGAGCGTAAGTTAGAGGATCTCGAAACATTGGTGTGGACGCCACAGCATAGCCTAAACGATCGTAAAATCGATCAGTTTTTGGTGGTGTCGCGTTCGATAGGAACATTCGCACGCGCTCTAGACTGTAGCAGTTCGGTGAAGCAGCCGTCATTGCATATGTCGGCCGCAGCAGCCAGTCGTGACATAACACTG TTTCATGCCATGGATACGCTGCATAAGCACAAATACTCTATCGAAGAGGCAATGTGTTCGTTAGTTCCTTCCACTGGGCCAGTACTCTGCCGTGACGAAATTGAAGATTGGAGTGCCTCGGAGGCGAATTTATTCGAAGAGGCTTTGGACAAATATGGCAAAGATTTTAATGACATTCGACAGGACTTT ctTCCTTGGAAAACTCTTAAACAGATAATTGAATACTATTACATGTGGAAGACGACCGACCGTTATGTGCAACAGAAACGCGTGAAGGCCGTAGAGGCGGAGCTTAAACTGAAACAAGTCTACGTTCCGCAATATAATCAAGTGAATAAGAGCGGAAGTGGCAGTGTCTCAATAAAAGGAGGTGCCAATATATATAACGGTACAACAAATGGTGGTGCGGATCTTTCCAACAATGGCAAACCATGTGAATCTTGCTCAACTGTTAAATCCTCACAG tGGTATCCATGGACTGGCAGTGGTCACGGTAACAGTCGTCTTTGTCAAAATTGTTTTGACTATTGGAAAAAGTATGGTGGTTTGAAAAATGCCGGCAAACACGAAATCGATCACGAGCCCAAAAAGAAAGTAGCGCCAGTCGTTGTGGAAGTGATTGATACCGAGAAAGTGAGCGATTTGTCTAATCGCCAAATGCACAA ATGCCCTATGGTTAATTGTGATAaagaattcaaattaaaaactcatttagCGCGTCACTTCGATCAGGCGCATGGAATCGCTCTTATGTCGGGTTCACCACGCCCCATTATGAAAACTCGCACCGCCTTCTATCTGCACACGAACGCAATGACGCGTCTGGCACGCGTTCTCTGTCGAAACTACATAAAACCCAAAAAGGCAGCGCGTCAAACGTCGTTTGCGATTAACACGCAGCTGGTGAAGCAAGAAT TTACAAATCGAATAAATGACAAAACCGCAgccgatataaaaaaaattttattgatgaaGAGAAAAAAGCGAGAACGTGGCAGTGTTACTAAAATTGCAAATCGTTTGGGCTGCCCCGGCATTGGACCGCATGAATGGTTAGTGTTGACACCAAAGGATAAAATACCAAAACCGGATGTGGTCTCATTTCCCAAACCGCCAAAGGCCGCCGATGGCAGTTTATTGTATGATCGCGTGCCCAATAAGGTTTTAGAGCTCGACAAAGATTTAACCATTATACCCGCTCCAGCGCCGGTAGTTACAGCTCCAATAGCTGCTGCAGTATTACCTGCGGCAGTACCTGCAATTTCGCCTGCGACAGTGCCAGTTACAAAGGTGGCAACAGTCAATGCGGGGACACCAGCACCCAAGGTGGCAGCAGAGCGTTCAAGAGCAGTTAAAGATTTGCCCCCAGCTGCGGCATCGAATAGTAGCGGTGGATCAGCAGCAGCGCGACGTACTGATTGTTGGCGCAAGCGTGGTCGTGATCGAAACGAGGAAGCTGCGGATG GTATGCTTTATCCAGTATATCCGCCCACTAAGCGCCCAAATAAAGATCCCATGCCTTCGCATCGTCCAAGCAATGAGCAATTTGCAGCAATGATGGCTGCGGCGGGTCATACCCTAACGAGACATcat cTCAACGGCAAACCGAAACTAGCACAAATGGGACGCACCGGCAATGGGCGTAAACAGGTTATAAGTTGGGTAGACGCACCAGATGATTATTATTTTAGAGCCACGGATAGCAGCAA AAAATGGCGCAAAACACTTTCACCTGCCGATCTTCGACGAGTTGCACGCAAACCTTGGCGAGAACTACCAATCAAAGCACACCAAATTGCACAGATGGCACATGTTGTAGCGACACCAGCTGTGACGGTGAGCAGACAAATCGAACCGCAAGTTGTAATACTCGACTGA
- the LOC120774378 gene encoding metastasis-associated protein MTA1 isoform X2 encodes MATNMYRVGDYVYVETNQNSPFLIRRIEELNKNQSGNVEAKVMCFYRRRDLPNPLVQLADKHQPALDEGLNSPIHHGPGGGGANSEKGESLTAKQRYQIKHRELFLSRQVEALPATQIRGKCSVTLLNETESLQSYLSKDDTFFYCLVFDPNQKTLLADKGEIRVGSRYQSEIPAKLKDVTSDERKLEDLETLVWTPQHSLNDRKIDQFLVVSRSIGTFARALDCSSSVKQPSLHMSAAAASRDITLFHAMDTLHKHKYSIEEAMCSLVPSTGPVLCRDEIEDWSASEANLFEEALDKYGKDFNDIRQDFLPWKTLKQIIEYYYMWKTTDRYVQQKRVKAVEAELKLKQVYVPQYNQVNKSGSGSVSIKGGANIYNGTTNGGADLSNNGKPCESCSTVKSSQWYPWTGSGHGNSRLCQNCFDYWKKYGGLKNAGKHEIDHEPKKKVAPVVVEVIDTEKVSDLSNRQMHKCPMVNCDKEFKLKTHLARHFDQAHGIALMSGSPRPIMKTRTAFYLHTNAMTRLARVLCRNYIKPKKAARQTSFAINTQLVKQEFTNRINDKTAADIKKILLMKRKKRERGSVTKIANRLGCPGIGPHEWLVLTPKDKIPKPDVVSFPKPPKAADGSLLYDRVPNKVLELDKDLTIIPAPAPVVTAPIAAAVLPAAVPAISPATVPVTKVATVNAGTPAPKVAAERSRAVKDLPPAAASNSSGGSAAARRTDCWRKRGRDRNEEAADGMLYPVYPPTKRPNKDPMPSHRPSNEQFAAMMAAAGHTLTRHHLNGKPKLAQMGRTGNGRKQVISWVDAPDDYYFRATDSSKKWRKTLSPADLRRVARKPWRELPIKAHQIAQMAHVVATPAVTVSRQIEPQVVILD; translated from the exons atggCCACAAATATGTATCGGGTTGGag ATTATGTCTATGTCGAGACAAATCAGAATAGCCCATTTTTAATACGTCGTATAGAAgagttaaataaaaaccaatccGGAAATGTAGAAGCCAAAGTTATGTGCTTTTACAGAAGGCGCGATCTGCCGAATCCACTGGTGCAACTGGCCGATAAACATCAGC CAGCGTTGGATGAGGGACTGAATAGTCCTATACATCATGGCCCTGGTGGTGGTGGGGCTAACTCGGAAAAAGGTGAATCACTTACGGCCAAACAACGCTATCAGATCAAACATCGTGAATTGTTCTTGTCACGCCAAGTCGAGGCACTGCCCGCCACACAGATACGTGgcaaatgttcggttacactgCTGAACGAGACGGAGTCCCTGCAAAGCTATCTCAGTAAAGAC GACACATTCTTCTATTGCTTGGTTTTCGATCCTAACCAGAAGACGCTACTCGCCGACAAAGGCGAAATTCGTGTAGGTAGTCGCTATCAAAGCGAAATTCCTGCGAAGCTTAAAGATGTTACGAGTGATGAGCGTAAGTTAGAGGATCTCGAAACATTGGTGTGGACGCCACAGCATAGCCTAAACGATCGTAAAATCGATCAGTTTTTGGTGGTGTCGCGTTCGATAGGAACATTCGCACGCGCTCTAGACTGTAGCAGTTCGGTGAAGCAGCCGTCATTGCATATGTCGGCCGCAGCAGCCAGTCGTGACATAACACTG TTTCATGCCATGGATACGCTGCATAAGCACAAATACTCTATCGAAGAGGCAATGTGTTCGTTAGTTCCTTCCACTGGGCCAGTACTCTGCCGTGACGAAATTGAAGATTGGAGTGCCTCGGAGGCGAATTTATTCGAAGAGGCTTTGGACAAATATGGCAAAGATTTTAATGACATTCGACAGGACTTT ctTCCTTGGAAAACTCTTAAACAGATAATTGAATACTATTACATGTGGAAGACGACCGACCGTTATGTGCAACAGAAACGCGTGAAGGCCGTAGAGGCGGAGCTTAAACTGAAACAAGTCTACGTTCCGCAATATAATCAAGTGAATAAGAGCGGAAGTGGCAGTGTCTCAATAAAAGGAGGTGCCAATATATATAACGGTACAACAAATGGTGGTGCGGATCTTTCCAACAATGGCAAACCATGTGAATCTTGCTCAACTGTTAAATCCTCACAG tGGTATCCATGGACTGGCAGTGGTCACGGTAACAGTCGTCTTTGTCAAAATTGTTTTGACTATTGGAAAAAGTATGGTGGTTTGAAAAATGCCGGCAAACACGAAATCGATCACGAGCCCAAAAAGAAAGTAGCGCCAGTCGTTGTGGAAGTGATTGATACCGAGAAAGTGAGCGATTTGTCTAATCGCCAAATGCACAA ATGCCCTATGGTTAATTGTGATAaagaattcaaattaaaaactcatttagCGCGTCACTTCGATCAGGCGCATGGAATCGCTCTTATGTCGGGTTCACCACGCCCCATTATGAAAACTCGCACCGCCTTCTATCTGCACACGAACGCAATGACGCGTCTGGCACGCGTTCTCTGTCGAAACTACATAAAACCCAAAAAGGCAGCGCGTCAAACGTCGTTTGCGATTAACACGCAGCTGGTGAAGCAAGAAT TTACAAATCGAATAAATGACAAAACCGCAgccgatataaaaaaaattttattgatgaaGAGAAAAAAGCGAGAACGTGGCAGTGTTACTAAAATTGCAAATCGTTTGGGCTGCCCCGGCATTGGACCGCATGAATGGTTAGTGTTGACACCAAAGGATAAAATACCAAAACCGGATGTGGTCTCATTTCCCAAACCGCCAAAGGCCGCCGATGGCAGTTTATTGTATGATCGCGTGCCCAATAAGGTTTTAGAGCTCGACAAAGATTTAACCATTATACCCGCTCCAGCGCCGGTAGTTACAGCTCCAATAGCTGCTGCAGTATTACCTGCGGCAGTACCTGCAATTTCGCCTGCGACAGTGCCAGTTACAAAGGTGGCAACAGTCAATGCGGGGACACCAGCACCCAAGGTGGCAGCAGAGCGTTCAAGAGCAGTTAAAGATTTGCCCCCAGCTGCGGCATCGAATAGTAGCGGTGGATCAGCAGCAGCGCGACGTACTGATTGTTGGCGCAAGCGTGGTCGTGATCGAAACGAGGAAGCTGCGGATG GTATGCTTTATCCAGTATATCCGCCCACTAAGCGCCCAAATAAAGATCCCATGCCTTCGCATCGTCCAAGCAATGAGCAATTTGCAGCAATGATGGCTGCGGCGGGTCATACCCTAACGAGACATcat cTCAACGGCAAACCGAAACTAGCACAAATGGGACGCACCGGCAATGGGCGTAAACAGGTTATAAGTTGGGTAGACGCACCAGATGATTATTATTTTAGAGCCACGGATAGCAGCAA AAAATGGCGCAAAACACTTTCACCTGCCGATCTTCGACGAGTTGCACGCAAACCTTGGCGAGAACTACCAATCAAAGCACACCAAATTGCACAGATGGCACATGTTGTAGCGACACCAGCTGTGACGGTGAGCAGACAAATCGAACCGCAAGTTGTAATACTCGACTGA